Proteins encoded together in one Lysinibacillus sp. FSL K6-0232 window:
- the brnQ gene encoding branched-chain amino acid transport system II carrier protein — protein sequence MKNILHFIKGNLAVGLLLFALFLGAGNIIFPPLLGQQAGDNITLAMIGFLITGVGLPLLAIVAVAKAGGDLQLLANRVSPTFGILFTSIVYLAIGPFFAIPRTGSVSYEIGIAPLLPEAMTDHWMPLFITSILFFVLILYLSINPSKLVDRVGKILTPVLLLIILLLAGKSFISPMGEPGEAVGKYITAPFAEGFVQGYLTMDVLAALVFGIVILQALRDMGVTDKKKQVNTTIFAGIVAAFGLAFVYISLSQIGNTSIQAIGTSDNGGNIIAKSAEVLFGNLGSLILSATILLACISTAVGLLTANAQFFHKLFPKISYKTFLITFAIFSTAITNVGLSTIISASSPVLLIIYPLAIVLMILSLADQFFKGGQIVYILALIPTFLVSLYDGLKEMNIKITAYESLLKVLPLYEQSLGWLLPAIVGACIGFIIYKLQARFI from the coding sequence ATGAAAAATATCTTGCATTTCATCAAAGGTAATTTAGCTGTAGGCTTACTGCTATTTGCCTTGTTTTTGGGTGCGGGTAACATTATCTTTCCGCCATTATTAGGTCAACAAGCTGGTGACAATATTACGCTAGCTATGATTGGCTTTCTAATAACAGGTGTTGGGTTACCATTACTGGCAATCGTAGCTGTAGCAAAGGCTGGAGGCGATTTACAGCTGCTTGCAAATCGAGTAAGCCCTACTTTTGGCATATTATTCACATCCATCGTCTATTTGGCAATTGGACCCTTTTTCGCGATACCACGAACAGGATCAGTGTCCTATGAAATAGGTATTGCTCCATTGCTTCCTGAAGCTATGACTGACCATTGGATGCCGCTTTTTATTACATCTATTTTGTTTTTTGTCTTAATACTTTACCTATCCATCAATCCTTCTAAGCTAGTAGATCGAGTAGGTAAAATTTTAACACCAGTGCTGCTTCTGATTATTTTATTACTTGCAGGAAAGAGCTTTATTTCTCCAATGGGTGAACCCGGAGAAGCTGTAGGTAAGTATATAACAGCTCCGTTTGCTGAAGGCTTTGTTCAAGGTTATTTAACAATGGATGTACTAGCTGCACTTGTTTTCGGTATCGTTATTTTGCAAGCATTACGTGATATGGGTGTGACAGATAAGAAAAAACAAGTGAATACTACTATATTTGCAGGTATTGTCGCTGCCTTTGGTCTAGCATTTGTCTATATCTCACTTAGTCAAATTGGGAATACAAGTATTCAAGCAATTGGAACTTCTGATAACGGCGGAAATATTATTGCAAAATCTGCTGAAGTGCTGTTTGGTAACCTTGGAAGTCTTATTTTGTCTGCTACTATTTTACTAGCTTGTATATCAACTGCTGTTGGTTTATTGACAGCAAACGCACAATTTTTTCATAAGCTGTTTCCAAAGATTTCATATAAAACTTTTTTAATTACTTTCGCCATTTTTAGTACAGCGATTACGAATGTAGGGCTTTCGACGATTATTAGTGCCTCTTCACCTGTTTTATTAATTATTTATCCATTAGCAATAGTGCTAATGATACTCTCATTAGCAGATCAGTTCTTTAAAGGTGGACAAATCGTTTATATTTTGGCACTTATTCCAACATTCCTTGTTAGTTTATATGATGGTTTAAAGGAAATGAATATTAAAATCACAGCATATGAAAGCCTGTTAAAAGTATTGCCATTGTATGAGCAAAGTCTTGGATGGCTGTTACCAGCTATTGTTGGCGCATGTATTGGCTTTATTATTTATAAGCTTCAAGCTCGTTTTATCTAA
- a CDS encoding C40 family peptidase, protein MQKTKKWRILALSAIATSFLAVQTAEAATYTVQKGDTLTRIAQKHQVTISDIMKWNNLSKDTIYVAQKLEVQKPATNTGVKPSNPPVTTKPTVNAHTVAKGDTLSKIAKQYNATIKQIKDWNKLENDTIYIGQVLKLSSTAVIPDKGTIHKDAPTPPKVVTQGLSSNGQATYKKTIEVANTLLGTPYLYGGNTPVGLDCSGFIFYAYNQGGLKIGRTSSEGYFYGNTVHVTNPVPGDLVFFENTYKEGISHMGIYLGDNKFIHAGSNGVEISDVTYTYWASKLVGYKRFDSVK, encoded by the coding sequence ATGCAAAAAACAAAAAAATGGAGAATTTTAGCTTTAAGTGCAATTGCAACTTCATTTTTAGCAGTACAAACAGCAGAGGCAGCAACATATACTGTACAAAAAGGGGACACTTTAACAAGAATCGCTCAAAAACACCAAGTAACAATTAGCGATATTATGAAGTGGAATAATCTATCAAAAGACACGATTTATGTAGCCCAAAAGTTAGAGGTTCAAAAGCCAGCAACAAATACAGGCGTAAAACCTTCTAATCCACCTGTAACCACTAAACCGACAGTGAACGCGCATACAGTTGCAAAAGGCGATACATTATCAAAAATTGCTAAACAATATAACGCAACAATTAAACAGATTAAAGACTGGAATAAATTGGAGAATGATACAATCTACATTGGGCAAGTGTTAAAGCTTTCTTCAACAGCAGTGATACCTGATAAAGGTACTATACATAAGGACGCACCCACACCGCCAAAAGTAGTTACACAAGGTCTTTCATCAAATGGACAAGCTACTTACAAAAAAACAATAGAGGTAGCCAATACATTACTAGGCACACCATATCTATATGGAGGCAATACACCGGTAGGTCTTGATTGTAGTGGCTTTATTTTCTATGCTTATAATCAAGGTGGCTTAAAAATTGGTAGAACAAGCAGCGAAGGCTATTTTTATGGCAATACAGTACATGTAACAAATCCAGTGCCTGGAGATTTAGTGTTTTTTGAGAACACCTATAAAGAAGGAATTTCTCATATGGGCATTTATCTTGGTGATAATAAATTTATCCATGCAGGCTCAAATGGCGTTGAAATCTCAGATGTGACATACACATACTGGGCTTCCAAATTAGTAGGCTACAAACGCTTTGACAGCGTAAAATAA
- a CDS encoding accessory Sec system S-layer assembly protein, protein MGLFSFFKKSDKVVQENTIDSRDLLGNNGNEQANDEEVETKLSFHPDWDVPQEQKYIFNFLANELEPLKPNQLSLSSISIEEDRKGKWLVRAFFRSSLSEAIELGEIELFIMDKDDKLVASKKFDFKALGTIPAKSARPWVFEFEKSTIQVDEVPEDGWKLAFNLVSLREHQLELDPTWEEQLPAEQKEELAKIVKTLPKLGDTEVNFTGLQAKFMNNGSLNVSIFIRNGHNKAINLEQLPLEIIDARGKQIAKGSFKMDPVLTVQPNSTKPWTFIFPAALVNPKGADLSRWTARVTQ, encoded by the coding sequence ATGGGTTTATTTTCATTTTTTAAGAAATCAGATAAAGTGGTACAAGAAAATACTATCGATTCAAGGGATTTACTAGGCAATAACGGAAACGAACAAGCAAACGATGAAGAGGTGGAAACAAAGCTTTCTTTCCACCCTGACTGGGATGTACCACAAGAGCAAAAGTATATTTTTAACTTCCTTGCGAATGAGCTAGAGCCATTAAAGCCAAATCAACTATCGTTATCTTCTATTAGTATTGAAGAAGATCGCAAAGGTAAATGGCTAGTCCGTGCATTTTTCCGCTCATCGCTTTCAGAAGCAATTGAATTAGGTGAAATTGAGCTTTTCATTATGGATAAAGACGATAAACTCGTAGCTTCTAAAAAGTTTGATTTTAAAGCGCTTGGTACAATTCCTGCTAAAAGTGCTCGTCCATGGGTATTTGAATTTGAAAAATCAACGATTCAAGTGGATGAAGTTCCTGAAGATGGTTGGAAGTTAGCCTTTAATCTTGTATCTTTACGTGAGCATCAATTAGAGTTAGACCCTACTTGGGAAGAACAATTACCAGCAGAGCAAAAAGAAGAGCTTGCTAAAATTGTTAAAACTTTGCCGAAGTTAGGTGATACAGAGGTAAACTTTACAGGTTTACAAGCAAAATTTATGAATAATGGTAGCTTAAATGTTTCTATTTTTATTCGTAATGGGCATAATAAAGCGATTAACCTAGAACAGCTTCCTCTTGAAATTATTGATGCACGAGGAAAACAAATCGCTAAAGGTTCTTTTAAAATGGACCCTGTTCTTACTGTTCAGCCAAACTCAACGAAGCCATGGACATTTATTTTCCCAGCGGCGTTAGTAAATCCAAAAGGTGCTGACCTTTCTCGTTGGACAGCACGTGTAACGCAATAA
- the secA2 gene encoding accessory Sec system translocase SecA2 translates to MFSIFKSNKEQTSARQLKRYYKIVEQINNLEEKYVNKSDAELREMTFIFKDQLEQGEPITSIIPDAFAVVREASKRVLGMRHFDVQLIGGLVLTEGNIAEMPTGEGKTLVASLPSYVRALEGKGVHVITVNDYLAKRDFELVGQIHRFLGLTVGLNIPMMGADDKKEAYDADITYGVGTEFGFDYLRDNMAYSLADKVQRPYHFAIIDEVDSVLIDEAKTPLIIAGKMPSNGELHRIAAMLAKRFKKDVDYDFDDETKATSLTDKGIEKVEAAFNVDNLYDLEHQTLFHYVIQAVRAHVMFKRDVDYIVKDDKIELVDMFTGRILEGRSLSDGLHQAIEAKEGVTITDENKSQAQITIQNYFRMYPHLSGMTGTAKTQEKEIREVYGMEVVQIPTNRPRRRIDQPDLIFSTQEAKYKYVAAEAKKRHEKGQPILIGTTSILQSETVADYLKKENLQFQLLNAKTVEQEVELISQAGQKGRITVATNMAGRGTDIMLGEGVPELGGLYVIGTEKHESRRVDNQLRGRSGRQGDVGESRFILSIEDDMFRRYAKEEVEKFLAKMVVDEQGIIQNKEVQELINRTQRIVEGSQYGMREYNLKLDDVINDQRTVLYGLRDQILAGENILEQLKQMLYETVDFAVRDAAPDDIPSFEWDYDGMESSLNSLFLKPVTIDREVGKVIPILDSLQAPVDELTAKMDKFAQNERVMEIIPKVMLSNIDVGWVKHLEAMAHLKEGIGLRHYQQEDPMRIYQREGLELFGKNFQELRRSIIIEVIDFMKTVEAQLEGQ, encoded by the coding sequence ATGTTCTCAATTTTCAAAAGTAATAAAGAGCAGACAAGTGCTCGTCAATTAAAACGCTACTATAAAATAGTAGAACAAATTAACAACCTTGAAGAAAAATATGTCAACAAGTCAGATGCTGAATTGCGAGAAATGACTTTTATTTTCAAAGATCAGTTAGAACAGGGTGAGCCTATTACATCTATTATTCCAGACGCATTTGCTGTTGTACGCGAAGCCTCAAAGCGTGTATTAGGTATGCGTCATTTTGATGTACAGCTAATTGGTGGCCTTGTTTTAACAGAAGGTAATATTGCTGAAATGCCTACAGGTGAAGGTAAAACGCTTGTTGCCTCCCTTCCCTCCTATGTGCGTGCATTAGAAGGTAAAGGTGTCCATGTTATTACAGTGAATGATTACCTAGCAAAACGTGACTTTGAATTAGTTGGACAAATTCATCGTTTCCTTGGCCTAACTGTTGGTTTAAATATACCAATGATGGGCGCAGATGATAAAAAAGAAGCCTATGATGCTGATATTACATACGGTGTAGGCACTGAATTTGGCTTCGATTATTTACGTGATAATATGGCATACAGCTTAGCAGATAAAGTACAACGTCCTTATCACTTTGCCATTATCGATGAAGTAGACAGTGTATTGATTGATGAAGCGAAAACACCGTTAATTATCGCAGGTAAAATGCCTTCTAACGGTGAATTACATCGCATTGCAGCTATGTTAGCCAAGCGTTTCAAGAAGGATGTAGATTATGATTTCGATGATGAAACAAAGGCTACATCCCTTACAGATAAAGGAATTGAAAAGGTTGAGGCTGCCTTCAATGTTGATAATTTGTATGACTTAGAACATCAAACACTGTTCCACTATGTGATTCAAGCTGTTCGTGCGCATGTGATGTTTAAGCGTGATGTTGACTACATTGTCAAGGATGACAAAATCGAGCTTGTCGATATGTTTACGGGTCGTATTTTAGAAGGTCGCTCACTATCTGATGGCTTACATCAAGCAATCGAAGCAAAAGAAGGCGTGACAATTACAGACGAAAATAAATCACAAGCACAAATTACCATTCAAAACTATTTCCGTATGTATCCGCACCTTTCTGGGATGACAGGTACAGCGAAAACACAGGAAAAAGAAATTCGAGAAGTATATGGCATGGAGGTTGTACAAATTCCAACAAACCGTCCACGCCGTCGTATCGACCAACCTGATCTTATTTTTAGCACTCAAGAGGCAAAATATAAGTATGTTGCTGCCGAAGCGAAAAAGCGACATGAAAAAGGACAGCCTATTTTAATTGGTACAACATCTATTCTTCAATCTGAAACAGTTGCTGACTATTTGAAAAAGGAAAACCTTCAATTCCAATTATTAAATGCCAAAACAGTCGAACAAGAAGTTGAGTTGATTTCACAAGCAGGTCAAAAAGGTCGTATTACAGTTGCAACAAATATGGCTGGTCGTGGTACAGATATTATGCTTGGCGAAGGTGTTCCTGAGCTTGGTGGCTTATATGTAATTGGTACAGAAAAGCATGAAAGTCGCCGTGTAGACAATCAGCTACGTGGTCGTTCTGGCCGTCAAGGAGATGTAGGTGAGAGCCGCTTTATTCTCTCTATTGAAGATGATATGTTCCGTCGTTATGCAAAAGAAGAGGTTGAAAAATTCTTAGCAAAAATGGTTGTGGACGAGCAAGGCATTATTCAAAATAAAGAGGTACAAGAGCTTATTAACCGCACACAGCGCATTGTTGAAGGTTCACAATACGGCATGCGTGAATACAACTTAAAATTGGACGATGTTATTAACGATCAGCGTACAGTTCTTTATGGATTACGTGATCAGATTTTAGCTGGTGAAAACATATTAGAGCAATTAAAGCAAATGCTATATGAAACTGTAGACTTCGCAGTACGTGATGCTGCTCCTGATGATATACCTTCATTTGAATGGGATTATGATGGAATGGAAAGCAGTTTAAATAGCCTTTTCCTAAAGCCTGTGACAATTGATCGAGAGGTTGGAAAAGTCATTCCTATTCTAGACTCTCTACAAGCACCTGTAGATGAATTAACTGCAAAAATGGATAAATTTGCTCAAAACGAACGTGTGATGGAAATAATCCCTAAAGTTATGTTAAGCAATATAGATGTTGGATGGGTAAAACACTTAGAGGCAATGGCTCACTTAAAAGAAGGCATTGGGCTTCGTCATTACCAACAAGAGGACCCTATGCGTATTTACCAACGAGAGGGCTTAGAATTATTCGGAAAAAATTTCCAAGAACTACGTCGTTCGATTATTATAGAAGTTATAGATTTCATGAAAACAGTTGAAGCACAATTGGAGGGTCAATAA
- a CDS encoding glycosyltransferase family 4 protein → MLYVSLIAAFVASILLTPLVKRLAFRIGAVDAPNYRKVHARIMPRLGGLAIFLAFIIGVAISYPFLMDVLRNAKNDNDMYLLAIVMGACIIVVTGVVDDMREISAKAKMLGQFVAALIIVFVGGIQIDMVNLPFLGTLDFGLLSIPLTIIWIIGITNAINLIDGLDGLAAGVSTIALITLAVMAFIMSNMFVLAIAAILAVASLGFLFYNFHPAKIFMGDTGALFLGFMISVLALLGFKNVTFVSLIIPIIILGVPISDTFFAIVRRVRMKKKWSDPDKSHLHHRLLDMGFTHRQTVLLIYGIAMMFGLAAIIFSMAKVWGAILLVAVILTAIEIFVEIIGLAGKNYKPLLNFVRIFNK, encoded by the coding sequence ATGCTCTACGTGTCTTTAATAGCAGCATTTGTTGCATCCATTTTGTTAACTCCATTAGTGAAAAGATTAGCGTTTAGAATAGGTGCAGTTGATGCGCCAAACTATCGAAAAGTACATGCTCGAATTATGCCGAGACTTGGTGGCTTGGCAATTTTCCTTGCGTTTATAATTGGTGTAGCGATTTCATATCCGTTTTTAATGGATGTTTTAAGAAATGCTAAAAATGATAATGATATGTATTTACTGGCAATTGTTATGGGAGCCTGCATTATCGTTGTGACTGGTGTTGTGGATGATATGCGTGAGATTTCCGCAAAGGCAAAAATGCTTGGTCAGTTTGTGGCAGCATTAATTATTGTTTTTGTCGGTGGCATTCAAATTGACATGGTAAACTTACCGTTTTTAGGTACATTGGATTTTGGTTTACTAAGTATTCCATTAACAATTATTTGGATTATAGGTATTACCAATGCCATTAATTTAATTGATGGCTTAGACGGTTTAGCTGCAGGTGTGTCAACGATTGCACTCATCACATTAGCAGTGATGGCATTTATTATGAGCAATATGTTTGTTTTAGCAATAGCAGCCATTTTAGCTGTAGCATCGCTTGGCTTCCTATTTTATAATTTCCACCCAGCGAAAATTTTTATGGGTGATACAGGGGCGTTATTCCTTGGCTTTATGATTTCAGTATTAGCGTTACTTGGTTTTAAAAACGTTACATTTGTTTCATTAATCATTCCAATTATTATTCTTGGTGTACCGATTTCTGATACATTCTTTGCGATTGTGCGTCGTGTACGTATGAAGAAAAAATGGTCTGATCCAGATAAGTCACATTTACATCACCGTTTACTGGATATGGGCTTCACACATCGCCAAACGGTACTACTTATTTATGGTATTGCGATGATGTTCGGTTTAGCAGCCATCATTTTCTCAATGGCAAAAGTATGGGGCGCTATTTTACTGGTAGCTGTCATATTAACAGCCATTGAAATCTTTGTCGAGATCATTGGACTCGCAGGCAAAAACTATAAACCGCTTTTAAATTTTGTGCGGATATTTAATAAATAA
- a CDS encoding LCP family protein — protein sequence MKKRSVNKKRSSKASFIIKITLLLIASLTICVVAYGVYLTKQVEHAANSAHEVLEGREVPTHREAKVEPIHDNVSILFVGVDDSDKREQGSENSRSDALILATLNNKTNTVKMLSIPRDSYVYIPKVGYKDKITHAHALGGTLTTIETVEELFDIPIDYYVRMNFNAFIDVVDALGGIEAEVPYELHELDEFDKFTINLEPGLQHLNGSEALALARTRKQDSDIERGKRQQEILSAIIKKVASVGSITKYDDVIKALGDNMKTDMTFSEMKSFLSYLTQGAPRIDSLTLEGIDDTSTGIYYYQLNQNSVEEIKETFQNHLGLNESSSSLTNGTTGTNSAASDETSEIE from the coding sequence ATGAAAAAAAGATCGGTTAACAAAAAAAGGTCTTCTAAAGCTTCCTTCATTATAAAAATTACACTTCTACTAATTGCTAGTTTGACAATTTGTGTAGTTGCTTATGGAGTTTACCTTACAAAGCAAGTAGAACATGCTGCAAACTCTGCACATGAAGTATTAGAAGGTCGAGAGGTTCCTACTCATCGTGAAGCAAAAGTAGAGCCTATTCACGATAATGTATCTATTTTATTTGTTGGGGTTGATGATAGTGATAAACGTGAGCAAGGCTCTGAAAACTCTCGCTCCGATGCACTTATTTTAGCTACATTAAATAATAAGACAAATACGGTGAAAATGTTAAGCATCCCTCGTGATTCTTACGTTTATATTCCAAAGGTTGGCTACAAAGACAAAATTACACATGCACATGCTTTAGGTGGGACACTTACTACGATTGAAACAGTAGAAGAGCTATTTGATATCCCAATTGACTATTATGTGCGTATGAACTTCAATGCCTTTATCGATGTTGTCGATGCCTTAGGTGGTATTGAAGCAGAAGTACCATATGAATTACATGAATTAGATGAGTTCGATAAATTTACCATCAACTTAGAACCAGGATTACAGCACTTAAATGGTAGTGAGGCACTTGCTCTTGCGCGAACACGTAAACAAGATAGCGATATTGAGCGTGGCAAACGTCAGCAGGAAATTTTATCAGCCATTATTAAAAAAGTTGCTTCTGTTGGCTCTATTACAAAATACGATGATGTCATTAAAGCGCTTGGCGATAACATGAAAACAGATATGACATTCTCAGAAATGAAATCGTTCTTATCGTATTTAACACAAGGTGCTCCACGTATCGATTCATTAACATTAGAGGGCATCGATGATACATCTACTGGTATTTATTATTACCAGCTAAACCAAAATTCTGTAGAAGAAATAAAAGAAACTTTCCAAAATCATCTTGGACTTAATGAAAGCTCATCAAGCCTAACAAACGGCACTACAGGAACAAACAGTGCTGCCAGCGATGAAACCTCAGAAATCGAATAA
- a CDS encoding YigZ family protein, with protein MRENYLTVKGYGESEIVISKSRFLTYIERAETEEDAIAFIDSIKKMHHSATHNCSAYIIGEHDHIQKANDDGEPSGTAGVPMLEVLKKQGLKDTVVVVTRYFGGIKLGGGGLIRAYGKATTEGLMAAQIVERRLHHFMKVAIDYTWLGKVENEIRGSSYTLEEIRYLEGVEIIVSVPKEGEEQFRSWITDITNGQATITFEDAQFIEFIVK; from the coding sequence ATGAGAGAAAACTATTTAACAGTAAAAGGATACGGCGAAAGCGAAATTGTTATTTCTAAATCCCGTTTTCTCACTTATATAGAACGTGCAGAAACAGAAGAGGATGCAATCGCCTTTATCGACAGCATCAAAAAAATGCATCATAGCGCAACACATAATTGCTCAGCTTATATTATTGGTGAACACGATCATATTCAAAAGGCAAATGATGATGGGGAACCTAGTGGTACCGCAGGCGTCCCTATGTTAGAGGTTTTAAAAAAGCAAGGGCTAAAAGATACCGTTGTCGTTGTAACACGTTATTTCGGCGGTATTAAGCTAGGCGGCGGTGGTCTAATTCGTGCATATGGCAAAGCAACAACAGAAGGTTTGATGGCTGCACAAATAGTCGAACGAAGACTTCATCATTTTATGAAAGTTGCTATTGATTACACATGGCTAGGAAAAGTTGAAAATGAAATACGAGGTTCGTCTTATACATTGGAAGAAATACGCTATTTGGAAGGTGTCGAAATAATTGTTTCTGTGCCAAAGGAAGGAGAAGAACAGTTCCGAAGTTGGATCACAGACATTACCAATGGACAAGCAACCATCACTTTTGAAGATGCTCAATTTATAGAATTTATTGTAAAATAA
- a CDS encoding sensor histidine kinase, translating into MFSNDTFDLKSLDDIFNRMLDTIMSSKDDIFIISEQSRRNFEDMQNELEIVRKQISIVIDEGDALEKSTQLAKQRLVLVSKAFDNYTEEQVREAYETAHDFQVKLSVIRTQEKQLRDKRDDLERRLRGLLDTIERADHIVNQVNVVLSYLTSDLKNVSLALEQAKMKQDFGIRIIAAQEEERKRLSREIHDGPAQMLANVLMRTDLIDRTYREKGIDKALAEIADLKKTVRNALSEVRRIIYDLRPMALDDLGIVPTLKKYLSTVTEYNPGIEIHFQSRSTEKRIPSNYEVSIFRLVQECVTNAMKHGKCKDIWVKLEWLKNAVNIVVKDDGVGFDPDTVKDHSFGILGMKERIEILGGTISITSEINRGTTVLFKIPLEIE; encoded by the coding sequence ATGTTTTCAAATGATACTTTCGATTTAAAGTCGCTTGATGACATTTTTAATCGAATGTTAGATACAATTATGAGCTCAAAAGATGATATCTTTATTATAAGCGAACAAAGTCGAAGAAACTTCGAGGATATGCAAAATGAGCTAGAAATTGTTCGAAAACAAATATCCATCGTAATTGATGAAGGTGATGCTTTAGAAAAAAGTACACAGCTTGCTAAGCAAAGACTTGTGCTAGTGAGTAAAGCTTTTGATAATTATACCGAAGAACAAGTTAGAGAAGCCTATGAAACTGCACATGATTTTCAAGTAAAGCTCTCCGTTATTAGAACACAAGAAAAACAGCTACGTGATAAAAGAGATGATTTAGAGAGAAGATTGAGAGGGCTGCTCGATACAATCGAACGTGCTGACCATATTGTTAATCAGGTAAATGTCGTTTTGAGTTACTTAACTTCAGATTTAAAAAATGTTAGTTTAGCGCTTGAACAAGCAAAAATGAAGCAAGATTTTGGAATACGTATTATTGCAGCACAAGAGGAGGAGCGTAAACGCTTATCACGAGAAATTCATGATGGACCTGCTCAAATGCTTGCCAATGTGCTAATGCGCACCGATTTAATAGATAGAACGTATCGCGAAAAAGGCATTGACAAGGCATTAGCTGAAATTGCTGATTTAAAGAAGACAGTGCGTAATGCGTTATCTGAAGTGCGACGTATTATCTATGATTTAAGACCAATGGCACTGGACGATTTAGGCATTGTTCCGACATTAAAGAAGTATTTATCAACAGTAACTGAATACAATCCAGGTATCGAAATACACTTCCAATCAAGAAGCACAGAAAAGCGTATACCTTCAAATTATGAGGTTTCAATTTTCCGATTGGTGCAAGAATGTGTGACAAATGCCATGAAACATGGTAAATGTAAAGATATTTGGGTAAAGCTTGAATGGTTAAAGAATGCTGTGAATATCGTTGTCAAAGACGATGGTGTAGGTTTCGACCCAGATACAGTAAAGGACCATTCATTTGGAATTTTAGGTATGAAGGAACGTATTGAAATTCTAGGTGGTACAATCTCTATTACTAGTGAAATAAATCGTGGTACAACGGTTTTATTTAAAATTCCTTTAGAAATAGAGTAA
- a CDS encoding response regulator transcription factor, with the protein MTKIIIVDDHQLFREGVKRILDFEDTFDVVAEGDDGTDVVTLYAENGPDVVLMDINMPGKNGVEATSELIHEFPDAKVIMLSIHDDETYVTHALKSGALGYMLKEMDADEIVEAIKVVANGGSYLHPKVTKNLVAEFRRLSEHENKGNFHQTEIRRPFHLLTKRECEVLQLLTDGQSNRTIGETLFISEKTVKNHVSSILQKMNVNDRTQAVVTAIKNGWVEVR; encoded by the coding sequence ATGACAAAGATTATTATTGTAGACGATCACCAGTTATTCCGTGAAGGAGTAAAACGTATTTTAGACTTTGAAGACACGTTTGATGTAGTAGCGGAAGGTGACGATGGTACAGACGTAGTTACTTTATATGCTGAAAATGGACCAGATGTTGTATTAATGGATATTAATATGCCAGGTAAAAATGGCGTAGAGGCAACATCAGAGTTAATTCATGAATTTCCAGATGCAAAGGTAATTATGCTATCCATTCATGACGATGAAACATATGTAACACATGCACTAAAATCAGGTGCTCTTGGCTATATGCTAAAAGAAATGGATGCAGATGAAATTGTAGAAGCCATTAAAGTAGTTGCCAATGGAGGCTCTTATTTACATCCAAAAGTAACGAAAAATTTAGTAGCAGAATTCCGTCGCCTTTCAGAGCATGAAAATAAAGGGAACTTCCACCAAACTGAAATTCGACGTCCATTCCACTTACTAACAAAACGTGAATGTGAGGTATTACAACTATTAACAGATGGTCAATCAAACCGTACAATTGGTGAAACACTGTTTATCTCTGAAAAAACAGTTAAAAACCATGTATCAAGCATTCTGCAAAAAATGAATGTCAATGACCGTACACAAGCTGTTGTTACAGCCATTAAAAACGGTTGGGTTGAAGTACGCTAA
- a CDS encoding DUF3225 domain-containing protein, producing MLKKSFLAVLILMVLTACGNKDEKMSDEEREKVIEDGTVGFEMMGGNVEKANNVPKEEEKAILASFDEYIAALNAEEIDRYMKTISNNPKGFKYDEEKAYAAEVFEQFDIKREVENVTIAKYEPEKEAQVFANLKMHSLQLETKVEHESAGRQVTVFVKEDGDWKVTSVFYIGDDSQSSTGN from the coding sequence ATGTTAAAGAAAAGTTTTCTAGCAGTTTTGATCTTAATGGTATTAACTGCCTGTGGTAATAAAGATGAGAAGATGAGTGATGAAGAACGAGAAAAGGTTATAGAGGATGGTACAGTAGGCTTTGAAATGATGGGTGGTAATGTTGAAAAAGCTAATAATGTACCAAAAGAAGAGGAAAAAGCAATTTTGGCTTCTTTTGATGAGTATATTGCAGCACTAAATGCTGAAGAAATTGATCGTTATATGAAAACAATATCAAATAATCCAAAAGGCTTTAAATATGATGAGGAAAAAGCGTATGCAGCAGAAGTGTTTGAACAATTTGATATTAAGCGTGAAGTAGAAAATGTCACAATTGCAAAATACGAGCCAGAGAAAGAAGCGCAAGTGTTTGCGAATCTAAAAATGCACTCTCTTCAGCTTGAAACAAAGGTTGAGCATGAAAGCGCAGGGCGTCAGGTGACTGTTTTTGTAAAGGAAGACGGTGACTGGAAGGTAACGAGCGTCTTCTATATTGGTGACGACTCACAGTCTAGTACAGGCAACTAA